Proteins encoded within one genomic window of Dyadobacter chenhuakuii:
- a CDS encoding BamA/TamA family outer membrane protein: MDKVKVAALLIILYVAAGHRAEAQEGWFKRFVQKTVSDTTAPGESSFRIYPTLGYSPETSFEFGLSSLLIFQAKKDTLNRLSEVQAFTFVTLEAQYGIWLDNAIYGDKDNWFFLGRTRFQRFPLLYYGIGPETVGKDPALIDANYILFKQRVLRKIKPNFFAGPEIDYQQLYNTDFEQPDNHTYDKPLGSDGTRNIGLGGALVYDNRHNVLNVRKGFFGEISFLKYSPALGSNFNFQGVNLDVRSSHPVSARNVLAWQVLGNFYSGNVPFNQLALMGGEMIMRGYYYGRYRDKNMIAGQVEHRWLPFGFSKRFGAVAFAGTAVVAPKLNAFTFKHVRASGGVGLRYLLFPKKDIFLRLDVGFTKDGPGFYLFTGEAF; encoded by the coding sequence TTGGATAAGGTTAAAGTCGCGGCGCTGCTCATTATTCTTTATGTGGCGGCGGGCCATCGTGCTGAGGCACAGGAGGGCTGGTTTAAAAGATTTGTACAAAAAACCGTTTCTGATACAACCGCTCCCGGCGAATCCAGCTTTCGGATCTATCCTACATTGGGCTACTCGCCCGAAACCAGTTTTGAATTCGGATTGTCCTCCTTGCTGATCTTTCAGGCTAAAAAAGACACACTCAACCGGTTAAGTGAAGTGCAGGCTTTCACTTTTGTCACGTTGGAAGCACAATACGGCATCTGGCTTGATAATGCCATTTATGGAGACAAAGACAACTGGTTTTTCCTTGGCAGAACGCGTTTCCAGCGTTTCCCGCTGCTTTATTACGGCATAGGACCCGAAACGGTGGGTAAGGACCCGGCGCTGATCGACGCGAATTACATTCTTTTTAAACAAAGAGTGCTAAGAAAAATTAAGCCCAACTTCTTCGCCGGGCCTGAAATTGATTACCAGCAACTATACAACACAGATTTTGAACAACCTGATAATCACACCTATGACAAGCCGCTGGGCAGTGACGGGACGCGAAATATAGGGCTGGGCGGCGCCTTGGTTTACGACAATCGGCATAATGTGCTCAATGTCCGCAAAGGATTTTTCGGGGAAATATCATTTTTGAAATACAGCCCGGCACTGGGAAGTAACTTTAATTTTCAGGGCGTTAATTTGGATGTGCGTTCATCACACCCCGTGAGCGCGCGCAATGTGCTGGCTTGGCAGGTTTTGGGCAATTTTTATTCGGGTAATGTTCCGTTCAACCAGCTTGCGTTAATGGGCGGCGAAATGATCATGCGGGGTTACTACTATGGCCGTTACCGGGATAAAAATATGATTGCAGGCCAGGTGGAGCACCGTTGGCTGCCATTTGGGTTTAGCAAGCGTTTCGGTGCAGTGGCTTTTGCCGGCACTGCCGTTGTAGCACCGAAGCTCAATGCATTCACATTCAAACACGTGAGAGCCTCTGGTGGTGTAGGCTTGCGTTATTTGCTTTTTCCCAAAAAGGACATTTTCC
- a CDS encoding alpha-amylase family protein gives MKKLTALILFLFLTNTLYAQNTKDLWWKRNNLRVIQMNLPSYEAATINADSIVADLITYSANTLLINAGGIMAFYPTKLDFHYTNPFMKEYVLRDVIKKCHQNNIKVIVRFDFSRVHESIYKAHPEWCYISPKGERIINTDMYVVSINAPYVQEKAFKIIEEVIDMFAIDGIFLNMPGYQVNNPYEGKYHGIDQNEFDKKAFAAYSNGKVLPTEENKADSLYQKYLAFKKHTVEDWSERLHRLVKSKNEQIAICTYSDKFVDIIRHESQSMTTLPYWPYTASDNVSNAVNSFPDHIISNASIQQISFQSRYNAVEPQEVQIRLYENIANGSGLDLSMMGDMRGYEDERNYGVIKKVYAFHKQHEQYFGKYKSLAKIAIIAPGAWPNGEPMQEYRGVQLMLREAHIPFDIIEDDQIGNLAEKVKGYKLVILPEIAYLKPEAIQVLKDASKAGTHLIATNRTMFDNPATLQELFGAKIEKKDNDGAGNYLVPDNRNIFKSFPGQKMLFWKFNLGLYDLSGTDQKLLPILSKGRPGPPEIIGGHEPTGYYALGIKNHEKSKALIFPVSLGRIYYMHGYQEHKNLLLDAISYVLPNAKEDIQTNAPERIEVILKEFTKNNVSNKEQTKSDGLIMHLINLTGFSGNTYFAPLPVYNLDFKIKSPKKPTKIFSLSTGQPIKFTYANAAINLKISRLDGFDGIVMEY, from the coding sequence ATGAAAAAATTAACGGCGCTTATCTTATTTCTTTTTTTGACCAATACGCTTTACGCACAAAATACAAAAGATCTTTGGTGGAAAAGGAACAATCTGAGGGTGATCCAGATGAACCTGCCTTCCTACGAAGCCGCCACGATAAATGCTGATTCTATCGTTGCAGATTTGATAACCTATTCTGCTAACACATTGCTGATCAATGCAGGCGGCATCATGGCTTTTTATCCCACGAAGCTGGACTTCCATTATACCAATCCTTTTATGAAGGAATATGTGCTGAGGGATGTTATCAAAAAATGTCATCAAAACAACATTAAGGTCATCGTCCGCTTTGATTTCAGCCGCGTCCACGAAAGCATTTACAAAGCGCATCCCGAATGGTGCTACATTTCTCCAAAAGGTGAGCGGATCATCAACACCGACATGTATGTGGTTTCCATTAATGCGCCCTACGTGCAGGAAAAGGCCTTTAAGATCATTGAGGAAGTGATAGACATGTTCGCGATCGACGGTATTTTCCTAAATATGCCGGGTTACCAGGTTAACAATCCATACGAAGGAAAATACCACGGCATCGATCAGAATGAGTTTGATAAAAAAGCATTTGCCGCTTACTCGAACGGAAAAGTACTTCCTACCGAAGAAAATAAAGCCGATTCACTTTATCAGAAATATCTTGCGTTTAAAAAACACACAGTGGAAGATTGGTCGGAAAGGCTTCATAGGCTGGTGAAATCCAAAAATGAGCAGATCGCCATTTGCACTTACTCGGATAAGTTCGTTGATATTATCCGGCACGAATCGCAGAGCATGACAACCCTGCCTTACTGGCCTTACACGGCTTCCGACAATGTCAGCAATGCCGTTAATTCCTTTCCGGACCACATTATCAGCAACGCCAGTATTCAGCAAATCTCTTTTCAATCGCGCTATAATGCTGTGGAACCACAGGAAGTTCAGATCCGGCTTTATGAGAACATTGCCAATGGTTCGGGCCTGGATCTCAGCATGATGGGTGATATGAGGGGCTATGAAGACGAGCGCAATTATGGGGTGATCAAGAAGGTTTATGCCTTTCACAAGCAGCATGAGCAGTATTTTGGTAAATATAAATCCCTTGCCAAAATCGCCATCATTGCCCCAGGCGCCTGGCCGAACGGCGAGCCAATGCAGGAATATCGCGGCGTCCAGCTCATGCTCCGCGAGGCGCACATTCCGTTTGACATCATTGAGGATGATCAGATAGGAAATCTGGCTGAGAAAGTGAAGGGTTACAAGCTTGTCATTCTCCCCGAAATCGCCTATTTAAAACCAGAAGCCATTCAGGTCCTGAAAGATGCGAGCAAAGCAGGCACTCACCTGATCGCCACAAACCGCACCATGTTCGACAATCCGGCAACGTTGCAGGAGCTGTTTGGAGCAAAAATTGAGAAAAAGGATAATGACGGCGCCGGAAATTACCTCGTTCCCGACAACCGCAACATCTTTAAAAGTTTCCCCGGTCAGAAAATGCTGTTCTGGAAATTCAATCTTGGACTTTACGACCTCTCGGGCACAGACCAAAAACTCCTTCCCATCTTATCCAAAGGCCGCCCCGGCCCACCCGAAATCATCGGCGGCCACGAACCGACGGGCTATTATGCACTAGGGATCAAAAATCATGAAAAAAGCAAGGCACTTATTTTCCCTGTCAGCCTGGGCAGGATCTATTATATGCACGGCTACCAGGAGCACAAAAATCTGCTGCTGGACGCTATTAGTTACGTTTTACCAAATGCAAAAGAAGATATTCAAACCAATGCTCCGGAAAGAATTGAAGTTATTTTAAAGGAATTTACGAAGAACAACGTCAGTAATAAAGAGCAGACAAAAAGTGACGGTTTAATCATGCATTTGATCAATCTGACAGGTTTCAGCGGCAACACCTATTTCGCACCACTGCCCGTCTACAACCTGGATTTCAAAATCAAATCACCAAAAAAACCAACCAAAATCTTCTCCCTGAGCACCGGTCAGCCTATTAAGTTTACTTATGCCAATGCGGCGATTAACTTGAAGATCAGCAGGTTGGATGGTTTCGATGGGATTGTGATGGAGTATTAA
- a CDS encoding group II truncated hemoglobin translates to MEQKPIPTLYEWAGGMPVFERLTELFYKKVLADPLLEPVFKHMSTEHQLHVAHFIAEVFGGPEMYSKEEGSHFKMIQKHLSKHLTEAHRKRWVALLLETSDEINLPDDPEFRSAFVAYIEWGTRIAVLNSNIDDLTMNPEEPMPKWGWGVPGGPFIT, encoded by the coding sequence ATGGAACAAAAACCAATCCCTACTTTATACGAATGGGCTGGCGGTATGCCGGTATTTGAAAGATTGACGGAGCTTTTTTACAAGAAGGTTCTAGCTGATCCGCTTTTGGAGCCGGTATTCAAGCATATGTCTACGGAGCATCAGCTGCATGTGGCGCACTTTATTGCGGAGGTTTTTGGTGGTCCTGAAATGTACAGCAAGGAGGAAGGAAGCCATTTCAAGATGATCCAGAAGCATTTATCCAAACACCTGACCGAAGCGCACCGGAAACGCTGGGTGGCACTGCTGCTGGAAACGTCCGACGAAATCAACCTCCCCGACGACCCCGAGTTCCGGTCCGCATTTGTCGCCTACATTGAATGGGGCACACGCATAGCAGTCCTCAACTCCAATATCGACGACCTGACCATGAACCCCGAAGAACCGATGCCGAAATGGGGCTGGGGCGTTCCGGGCGGGCCGTTTATAACTTAG
- a CDS encoding SMP-30/gluconolactonase/LRE family protein: protein MHIVRTFAFVFCISINTLFAQAPTENYPVDPASEEQVGVPKGEVLKFTFEHSKFFPGTWREYWVYVPAQYKPDKPACVYINQDGIQWKAPVVFDNLIHKGEMPVTIGVFVMHGKVKAANASEANDRFNRSFEYDGLGDAYARFILEEILPQVEKQKTSDGRVIHLSKNGNDRAIGGSSSGAVCAFTAAWERPDAFTRVYSAIGTYVGLRGADRYHTLVRKYEPKPIRIFLQDGANDLNIYAGDWWMANQTMLRALTFAGYEVQHQWGEGGHNGKHGTALFPEAMRFLWKDWPKPVKAGNSQNQMLSAILIPGQDWELTSEEKKEPNKKQKITKNLSKSDSIVAHNGNVYVTISDGPEKSGSISLITRNGKKVLVDKGLLSVGGIALSPDQTLLYATESASHWVWAYQIQPDGKLTHKQKYGWLHVRDDDDNAGARGVTCDREGRIYVASRMGIQVLDQTGRVNAILPTPAGAASRITFGGENFDTIYATAGEKVYRRKLNVKGANSRDTPNKPDAPKL from the coding sequence ATGCACATTGTACGCACGTTTGCTTTTGTTTTTTGTATCTCAATAAACACACTTTTCGCGCAGGCGCCCACTGAGAATTATCCGGTCGATCCTGCTTCGGAAGAGCAGGTTGGTGTGCCGAAAGGGGAGGTTCTGAAATTTACATTCGAACATTCAAAATTTTTTCCGGGAACATGGCGGGAATATTGGGTTTATGTCCCTGCACAATATAAGCCTGACAAGCCTGCTTGTGTTTACATTAACCAGGACGGCATTCAGTGGAAAGCGCCGGTTGTGTTTGATAATCTGATCCATAAGGGCGAAATGCCTGTCACAATCGGCGTTTTCGTAATGCACGGAAAAGTGAAAGCTGCTAATGCAAGTGAGGCTAATGATCGTTTTAACCGCAGCTTTGAATATGATGGGCTAGGGGATGCTTATGCACGATTTATCCTTGAAGAAATTCTCCCGCAAGTAGAAAAGCAGAAAACCAGCGACGGACGCGTAATCCATTTGTCTAAAAATGGCAATGATAGGGCAATAGGCGGATCGAGCAGCGGGGCCGTTTGTGCATTCACCGCAGCCTGGGAGCGTCCGGATGCATTTACCCGCGTTTACAGCGCCATAGGCACGTATGTGGGCTTGCGTGGTGCCGACCGTTACCACACATTGGTCAGGAAATACGAACCCAAGCCCATCCGGATCTTCCTTCAAGACGGTGCCAATGACCTCAACATTTACGCCGGCGACTGGTGGATGGCTAACCAAACCATGCTGCGCGCTTTGACATTCGCAGGTTACGAAGTGCAACACCAGTGGGGCGAAGGCGGCCACAATGGCAAGCACGGAACCGCGTTGTTCCCCGAAGCCATGCGGTTTTTGTGGAAGGATTGGCCTAAACCCGTGAAAGCAGGGAATTCACAGAATCAAATGCTAAGTGCCATACTCATTCCCGGGCAGGATTGGGAGCTTACTTCTGAGGAAAAGAAGGAGCCAAATAAGAAGCAGAAAATCACCAAAAACCTTTCGAAATCCGATTCAATAGTTGCGCATAATGGCAATGTATACGTAACAATTTCGGATGGCCCGGAAAAATCCGGCAGCATTTCTTTAATCACACGCAATGGTAAAAAAGTGCTTGTTGACAAAGGCCTGTTATCTGTCGGCGGCATTGCATTATCACCGGATCAAACATTGCTATATGCCACGGAATCCGCTTCGCATTGGGTTTGGGCTTACCAGATCCAGCCGGACGGAAAATTAACCCACAAGCAAAAATACGGCTGGCTCCATGTCCGTGACGATGACGATAATGCCGGGGCTCGCGGCGTTACGTGCGATCGGGAGGGGCGCATATATGTGGCATCGCGTATGGGAATTCAGGTTTTAGATCAAACCGGCCGTGTAAATGCCATATTACCAACGCCCGCCGGCGCAGCTTCCAGGATTACATTCGGCGGCGAAAATTTCGACACGATTTATGCGACTGCCGGCGAAAAGGTCTACCGCCGCAAACTGAATGTGAAAGGAGCGAACAGCCGCGATACACCCAACAAGCCCGACGCGCCTAAGTTATAA
- a CDS encoding DUF1624 domain-containing protein, giving the protein MSTNGISLRIKSIDTVRGLIMVIMALDHVRDYFHITAFSADPLDPATTNPALFFTRWITHFCAPSFMLLSGISAYLSGQNKTTADTSSFLLKRGLWLILVEITFMTFAFSFDVTFKTIFLAVLWALGTSMLVLGLFVRFLSPKAILISGLVLIFGHNLFDLVKAAPGSGLDIFLGIFMTGAGRFVPRGDGGNIAFLYVILPWAGIMMSGYGLGTIYNRAFPEQKRRKILLQSGVAAIVLFLVLRFVNYYGDQSLWSPQSEGMRTFLSFMNASKYPPSLIFTLMTLGPILILLAFTEHADNALTRFFTVYGKVPFFYFMLHFYLIHLLTMIAVLSSGYTWAQATAPDLFFKFRPNDFGYSLGIVYVIWISIVLALYYPCRWFGNYRGRNKKWWLSYL; this is encoded by the coding sequence ATGTCAACGAACGGAATCTCCTTGCGCATAAAGTCCATCGATACAGTCCGTGGGCTCATTATGGTGATCATGGCGCTTGACCATGTCAGGGACTATTTTCACATTACGGCATTCTCCGCCGATCCGCTCGATCCGGCCACAACCAATCCCGCCCTTTTTTTTACAAGATGGATCACGCATTTTTGCGCACCGTCGTTTATGCTGCTTTCCGGGATTTCGGCCTATCTGTCCGGCCAGAACAAAACCACCGCTGACACATCTTCCTTCCTCCTGAAACGCGGTCTGTGGCTGATTCTGGTTGAAATAACCTTCATGACATTTGCCTTTTCGTTTGACGTAACATTTAAAACCATCTTTCTCGCCGTGCTCTGGGCGCTGGGAACGAGTATGCTGGTTTTGGGATTGTTCGTACGTTTCCTTTCTCCAAAGGCGATTCTGATCTCCGGTTTGGTGCTGATCTTCGGACATAACCTTTTCGATCTGGTGAAAGCTGCCCCTGGCTCAGGGCTCGACATTTTCCTGGGTATTTTCATGACTGGCGCCGGGCGTTTCGTGCCGAGGGGCGATGGCGGGAACATTGCTTTCTTATATGTGATATTGCCCTGGGCGGGGATTATGATGTCGGGATATGGGTTGGGGACGATCTATAACCGTGCTTTTCCCGAACAAAAACGCAGAAAAATATTGCTGCAATCGGGCGTTGCCGCCATTGTGCTGTTCCTCGTTTTGCGCTTCGTGAATTATTACGGAGATCAATCGCTATGGAGCCCTCAATCGGAAGGGATGAGGACGTTTTTATCATTTATGAATGCGTCCAAATATCCGCCCTCGCTCATTTTTACCCTCATGACACTCGGCCCGATCCTTATTTTGCTTGCCTTCACGGAACATGCCGACAATGCGCTGACGCGGTTTTTTACCGTTTACGGTAAGGTCCCGTTCTTCTACTTTATGCTGCATTTCTATCTGATTCACTTGCTGACCATGATCGCCGTCTTGTCCTCGGGCTACACCTGGGCGCAGGCGACCGCACCGGATCTTTTCTTCAAATTCCGCCCGAACGATTTCGGTTACAGCCTTGGAATCGTGTATGTGATATGGATTTCCATTGTCCTCGCGCTCTATTATCCATGCCGGTGGTTTGGGAATTACCGTGGGCGGAACAAGAAATGGTGGCTGAGCTATTTATAG